Proteins encoded within one genomic window of Bacillus sp. F19:
- a CDS encoding MFS transporter, translating to MRQPQNFHIVFLSIVFCFWFSMYIYIPTFSIYLDVLDMGYYASGIIMGSYGIMQIIIRFPLGIAADKYKISSKLLVALGFAVSFISAILLALTNDFMPIFFGRFLAGVTAAMWVVLTIWYSSSFEESRSLKAMGILQSMTVASQLISMAISSWIADVLGFTSLFWIGGIFALIGLVLVLSLSSADTVEAEDKTGESKQGEPIVKHVVKNRKLWSLSLLSLLSHAVLFTTIFGFSSVYFNELNDHAAAILLLVIAFMVPHVLAPVVLALKKRSCSNPFLIMFICFVIGALSLLLMGGTNNWAVYCFLHAILGLSLGFIFPVLLDQVSKTNHKAGSKTAMGFYQSIYSIGIVAGPIAAGYVARQADLGAGFIMSSILLFIGGMISVAESAAYQKSRKYKREHLESWGDDSC from the coding sequence ATGCGGCAGCCTCAGAATTTTCATATCGTTTTTCTCAGTATTGTTTTTTGCTTTTGGTTTTCGATGTATATTTATATCCCGACATTCAGTATTTATTTGGATGTATTAGATATGGGATATTATGCCTCAGGAATAATCATGGGCAGCTATGGGATCATGCAAATAATCATCAGATTCCCATTAGGCATCGCGGCGGATAAATATAAAATCAGCAGCAAGTTATTGGTTGCCTTAGGGTTTGCCGTTTCATTCATTAGCGCAATATTGCTGGCCTTGACGAACGACTTTATGCCAATCTTTTTCGGACGGTTTCTTGCGGGTGTTACAGCTGCCATGTGGGTAGTCCTGACTATTTGGTATAGTTCTTCTTTTGAAGAAAGCCGGTCACTAAAAGCAATGGGCATTTTACAATCAATGACTGTAGCCTCTCAATTGATCAGCATGGCAATCAGCAGCTGGATTGCTGATGTTCTGGGCTTTACAAGTTTATTCTGGATCGGTGGGATTTTTGCTTTAATCGGACTCGTCCTTGTCCTATCCCTGTCTAGTGCTGACACGGTGGAGGCAGAAGACAAAACAGGGGAAAGTAAACAGGGTGAACCAATTGTCAAGCATGTGGTGAAAAATCGGAAATTGTGGTCACTAAGTCTTTTATCCCTCTTGTCCCACGCTGTTCTCTTTACAACTATTTTTGGTTTTTCATCCGTCTATTTTAATGAGCTGAATGATCATGCTGCAGCTATACTTCTGCTTGTCATCGCTTTTATGGTACCGCACGTCCTTGCTCCTGTTGTGCTTGCATTGAAAAAAAGATCCTGCTCTAACCCCTTTTTAATAATGTTCATTTGCTTTGTTATAGGAGCTTTATCCCTATTACTGATGGGAGGCACAAACAATTGGGCTGTTTACTGTTTTTTGCACGCTATATTAGGTTTGTCCCTTGGTTTTATCTTTCCTGTTCTCTTGGACCAAGTCAGCAAAACAAACCATAAAGCGGGATCCAAAACGGCAATGGGATTCTATCAGTCCATCTATTCAATCGGAATTGTGGCAGGACCGATAGCAGCAGGCTATGTTGCCAGACAAGCGGACCTTGGGGCCGGCTTTATCATGTCATCCATTTTGCTTTTCATTGGAGGTATGATATCTGTTGCAGAAAGCGCAGCTTACCAGAAATCAAGAAAATATAAAAGGGAGCATCTGGAAAGCTGGGGAGATGACAGCTGTTAA
- a CDS encoding 5-deoxy-glucuronate isomerase gives MYEKLGELTEGYTEMTKGDGKHSDMMQDIGIYAMQAGKSETLSDSIQETAILLLEGAVQIEWSGKTQEMKRDSVFEEDPWCLHVPKGVDVTITALSASEVLVQKTDNDRIFEAKLYTPKDCKSAVAGEGVWNGTAERVIRTIFDYNSAPYSNLVIGEVISYPGRWSSYPPHHHAQPEVYYYRFDKPQGFGCAMVGPEAYRVEHNSFITIPGDLDHPQATAPGYAMYFCWMIRHLENSPWTERIMEEEHKWLLAPDAKIWPEK, from the coding sequence ATGTATGAAAAATTAGGTGAATTAACAGAAGGCTATACGGAAATGACAAAAGGCGACGGAAAACACAGCGATATGATGCAGGATATCGGTATTTATGCCATGCAGGCTGGTAAATCGGAAACGCTCAGCGACAGTATTCAAGAAACAGCGATACTGCTTCTTGAAGGTGCCGTTCAGATAGAATGGAGCGGGAAGACACAGGAAATGAAGCGAGATAGCGTTTTTGAAGAAGATCCTTGGTGTCTTCATGTTCCTAAAGGTGTAGATGTAACGATTACGGCGCTTTCAGCAAGCGAAGTGCTAGTCCAAAAAACAGACAATGATCGTATATTTGAAGCGAAATTATATACGCCGAAGGATTGCAAGAGCGCGGTCGCCGGAGAAGGCGTCTGGAACGGAACGGCAGAACGTGTCATCCGGACTATTTTTGATTATAATAGTGCTCCTTATTCAAATCTTGTTATAGGAGAAGTCATTTCCTATCCGGGCCGATGGTCCAGCTATCCGCCTCACCATCATGCTCAGCCAGAAGTGTACTATTACCGTTTTGATAAACCTCAAGGCTTTGGATGTGCAATGGTCGGACCGGAAGCATACCGCGTTGAGCACAACAGTTTTATTACGATTCCAGGTGACCTTGATCACCCTCAGGCGACTGCACCGGGATATGCTATGTATTTCTGCTGGATGATTCGCCATCTTGAAAACAGTCCATGGACAGAACGAATCATGGAAGAGGAACATAAATGGCTGCTTGCGCCCGATGCAAAAATCTGGCCGGAAAAATAA
- the iolD gene encoding 3D-(3,5/4)-trihydroxycyclohexane-1,2-dione acylhydrolase (decyclizing), whose protein sequence is MKTIQMTTAQALVKFLNEQYIEFDGKQERFIKGIFTIFGHGNVLGLGQALEENPGELEVYQGRNEQGMANAAMAFAKQKHRKQIMACTSSVGPGAANMVTSAAAATANNIPVLLLPGDVFATRQPDPVLQQIEQTHDLSISTNDAFRTVSKYWDRVTRPEQLMSAMLNAMRVLTNAADTGAVTIALPQDVQGEAWDFPQSFFEKRIHRIDRRLPSAESVQDAVKLIQVKKKPLLIFGGGVRYSEAADSLVKFAETFNIPFGETQAGKSGVESNHPLNLGGLGVTGNSAANTLAKEADLIIGVGTRFTDFTTASKQLFGKADVLTINVSEYHAAKLDAVKVVADAKAGLEAIAAKLGDYRSAYENEIEDAKQGWQSELNRLYGITYGDRFTPEIAGHLDEKLPEYKEALGTELTQTSVLGALNEMVADNAIVVGAAGSLPGDMQRMWVSRTRNTYHMEYGYSCMGYEIAGALGVKLAEPNREVYAMTGDGSYLMLHSELVTSLQEGKKINVVLFDNSGFGCINNLQMENGMGSFGTEFRKRNPETGKMDGPVMAIDYAKVAEGYGVKTYSVRTMDELHAAVIDSKKQTVSTLIDIKVLPKTMTHGYDSWWHVGLAQVSEKESIKIAFKNKETNLEKARAY, encoded by the coding sequence ATAGAATTTGATGGAAAACAGGAACGTTTTATAAAAGGGATTTTTACTATTTTCGGTCACGGGAATGTGCTTGGACTTGGCCAGGCACTAGAAGAAAATCCAGGAGAACTGGAAGTCTATCAGGGACGAAATGAGCAGGGAATGGCTAATGCTGCGATGGCGTTTGCTAAACAGAAACATCGGAAACAGATCATGGCATGCACCTCATCTGTTGGACCTGGAGCAGCAAACATGGTCACTTCTGCCGCTGCTGCTACAGCGAATAATATTCCTGTTTTATTATTACCCGGTGATGTGTTCGCAACACGCCAGCCGGATCCAGTGCTTCAGCAGATCGAACAAACCCACGATCTATCCATTTCAACAAATGATGCATTCCGGACTGTAAGTAAATATTGGGATCGCGTTACCCGGCCAGAACAGCTTATGTCTGCGATGCTGAATGCGATGCGTGTATTGACGAATGCAGCAGATACAGGAGCTGTCACGATTGCACTTCCACAGGATGTACAGGGTGAAGCATGGGATTTCCCTCAAAGCTTTTTCGAAAAACGGATTCACCGGATTGACCGCAGGCTTCCATCTGCTGAAAGTGTGCAGGATGCAGTGAAACTTATTCAGGTAAAGAAAAAACCATTGCTGATTTTTGGCGGAGGCGTCCGTTATTCTGAAGCAGCTGACTCTTTAGTGAAATTTGCAGAAACGTTTAATATCCCATTTGGTGAAACCCAGGCTGGCAAAAGCGGTGTGGAAAGTAATCACCCGCTCAATTTGGGCGGACTCGGCGTAACGGGCAACTCGGCTGCTAACACACTGGCAAAAGAAGCAGACCTGATTATTGGGGTCGGAACGCGTTTTACTGATTTTACAACAGCGTCTAAGCAGTTGTTTGGAAAGGCTGACGTACTTACGATAAACGTTTCGGAATACCATGCAGCAAAACTTGATGCAGTAAAAGTAGTCGCCGATGCAAAAGCCGGACTTGAAGCCATTGCAGCAAAACTTGGAGACTATCGTTCTGCTTATGAAAATGAAATTGAAGATGCGAAGCAAGGCTGGCAGAGTGAATTAAACCGCTTATACGGGATTACTTATGGCGATCGCTTCACACCCGAAATAGCTGGTCACCTCGATGAAAAGCTGCCTGAATATAAAGAAGCGCTTGGCACTGAATTGACACAGACAAGCGTGCTTGGAGCATTAAATGAAATGGTGGCTGATAATGCGATTGTGGTTGGGGCAGCCGGCAGTCTGCCAGGCGACATGCAGCGTATGTGGGTTTCTAGAACACGCAACACCTATCACATGGAATATGGCTACTCATGCATGGGCTACGAAATAGCTGGAGCTCTAGGAGTAAAGCTTGCCGAGCCAAATCGAGAAGTATACGCGATGACTGGTGATGGCAGCTATTTGATGCTGCATAGTGAGCTCGTCACATCCCTGCAGGAAGGGAAGAAAATTAATGTTGTCCTATTTGATAATTCAGGTTTTGGCTGCATTAATAATTTGCAGATGGAAAACGGGATGGGCAGCTTTGGTACAGAATTTCGAAAAAGAAACCCTGAAACGGGAAAAATGGATGGTCCGGTCATGGCCATTGACTATGCAAAGGTCGCAGAAGGCTATGGTGTTAAAACATACTCCGTCAGAACGATGGATGAACTTCATGCTGCCGTCATTGACTCGAAAAAGCAAACGGTAAGTACACTGATAGACATTAAAGTGCTTCCAAAAACAATGACACATGGTTACGATTCATGGTGGCATGTTGGTTTAGCTCAAGTTTCTGAAAAAGAAAGCATCAAGATTGCATTTAAAAACAAGGAAACAAATCTAGAAAAAGCACGTGCGTACTGA
- the iolE gene encoding myo-inosose-2 dehydratase, with translation MFKTNQVKLAIAPIGWTNDDMPELGGEVTFEQCISEMALSGYTGSEVGNKYPRDTKVLKKALSLRGLEIASAWFSSFLTSKPFEETADSFKEHRDFLYEMGAKVIVVSEQGNSIQGQIETSLFDHKPVFTEDEWTLLLEGLHHLGDLAAEKGMKIVYHHHMGTGIQTTEEIARLMTETDPEKVSLLYDTGHLVFSGEDHLAVLSTYMDRIHHVHLKDVRTDIVKKVREEKLSFLQAVKAGLFTVPGDGLIDFKPVFEALSRAEYKGWFVVEAEQDPAVANPFEYAVKARQYIREMSGI, from the coding sequence ATGTTTAAAACCAATCAAGTGAAATTAGCTATTGCACCAATAGGCTGGACAAATGATGATATGCCTGAGCTTGGCGGTGAAGTGACATTTGAGCAATGTATTAGTGAAATGGCGCTATCCGGATATACAGGAAGTGAAGTGGGAAATAAATATCCGCGTGACACAAAGGTATTAAAAAAGGCATTGTCTTTACGCGGCTTAGAAATTGCCAGCGCTTGGTTCAGCTCCTTTTTAACATCAAAACCATTTGAAGAAACAGCGGATTCGTTTAAAGAACACCGTGACTTTTTGTATGAGATGGGTGCAAAAGTGATTGTGGTATCTGAACAAGGCAACAGCATCCAAGGACAAATAGAGACATCGCTGTTTGATCATAAACCAGTCTTCACAGAAGACGAATGGACGCTATTATTGGAAGGTTTGCATCATCTTGGAGATCTCGCAGCGGAAAAAGGAATGAAAATTGTCTACCATCATCACATGGGCACTGGTATTCAGACGACAGAAGAAATTGCCCGGTTAATGACTGAAACGGATCCTGAAAAGGTTTCGCTTCTTTACGATACAGGGCACCTTGTATTCTCAGGGGAAGACCATCTTGCCGTGTTAAGCACCTATATGGATCGCATTCATCATGTTCACTTAAAAGATGTACGAACCGATATTGTTAAAAAAGTCCGTGAAGAAAAGCTGAGCTTTCTACAGGCTGTCAAAGCTGGCTTATTTACAGTGCCGGGAGATGGTTTAATCGACTTCAAACCAGTGTTTGAAGCGTTGAGTAGAGCTGAGTATAAAGGCTGGTTTGTCGTTGAGGCTGAGCAGGACCCAGCAGTTGCCAATCCTTTTGAATATGCAGTGAAAGCACGCCAGTATATTCGTGAAATGAGCGGGATTTAA